A DNA window from Ranitomeya imitator isolate aRanImi1 chromosome 2, aRanImi1.pri, whole genome shotgun sequence contains the following coding sequences:
- the LOC138663253 gene encoding gastrula zinc finger protein XlCGF66.1-like encodes MDMDRDKMAEKMLHLTLEILFRLTGEDYTVVKKTSSERCQDPVSEGCGRPLNPITRPPPHLIHEDINDQKILELTYKMIELLTGEVPVRSQDVAVYLSMEEWEYLEGHKDQYKDVMMEVPQPLTSPG; translated from the exons atggatatggacagagacaagatggcggagaagatgttacacctcaccctagagatcctcttccggcttactggagag gattacacagtagtgaagaagacctctagtgagcgctgtcaggaccctgtgtctgagggatgcggAAGACCCCTGAACCCAATCACGAGGCCTCCACctcacctgatacatgaggacatcaatgaccagaagatcctagaactcacctacaagatgattgagctgctgactggagag gttcctgtaaggagtcaggatgtcgctgtctatttatccatggaggagtgggagtatttagaaggacacaaagatcagtacaaggacgtcatgatggaggttccccagcccctcacatcaccag